In Terriglobia bacterium, the following proteins share a genomic window:
- a CDS encoding dehydrogenase E1 component subunit alpha/beta — protein sequence MLLSRKVDEKEIQLKRQNRTYFQINGVGHEAVGAAVGLVFRPGSDWFFFYYRDRAACLSLGMSPRDMFLQAVGSADCPQTGGRQMPSHFSSMPLHVASVSSPTGTQFLQAVGCAEAGRYAAARGRPLGVPFAEDEVVLVSAGDGTTSEGEFWEALSTASNLKLPVVFLIEDNGYAISVPVEVNTPGGSISRLVASFPDLLIREVDGCDPLASYDALRAAAEHCRARRGPALVHAHVIRPLSHSLSDDETLYRLPEERETEARRDPIPAFADLLLTEAIVGDGVLEAIEAQVVDEVGAAADSVLEATRPEAASALRHVYSHEVDPTSEAFATGPTLEGNPTTMVDLINRCLRDEMRRDPRIVVFGEDVADVSRDAALLKVKGKGGVFKVTWGLQREFGSDRVFNAPLAEANIVGRAIGMALRGLKPVVEIQFFDYIWPAYMQIRDELATMRWRSNGSFKAPVVIRVAYGGYIRGGSTYHSQSGAALFTANPGLRVVCPSNALDANGLLRTAIRCDDPVLFLEHKHLYRQTYNKSPYPGPEFMVPLGRASVAREGTGLTVITYGATVQRALTAARQAEEAGVSAEILDLRSLSPVDWETIAASVRRTSKALVLTEDSLSWGYGAEIAARIGEDLYADLDAPVRRLAATDTFVAYAPELEDFILPQVDDILEAIRDLAAW from the coding sequence ATGCTGCTCTCTCGCAAGGTCGACGAGAAGGAGATTCAGCTCAAGCGCCAGAACCGGACCTACTTCCAGATCAACGGCGTCGGCCACGAGGCCGTCGGCGCGGCGGTCGGCCTCGTGTTCCGACCGGGCAGCGATTGGTTCTTCTTTTACTACCGCGACCGCGCCGCCTGCCTTTCGCTCGGCATGAGCCCGCGCGACATGTTCCTCCAGGCGGTGGGCTCCGCCGATTGCCCGCAGACCGGCGGGCGCCAGATGCCCTCGCACTTCTCCTCGATGCCGCTCCACGTCGCGAGCGTCTCCTCGCCCACGGGCACGCAGTTCCTCCAGGCGGTGGGGTGCGCCGAGGCCGGACGCTACGCCGCGGCGCGAGGGCGACCGCTCGGCGTTCCGTTCGCCGAGGACGAGGTGGTGCTGGTCAGCGCGGGAGACGGCACGACCAGCGAGGGCGAGTTCTGGGAGGCCCTCTCGACGGCGAGCAACCTGAAGCTCCCCGTGGTGTTCCTGATCGAGGACAACGGTTACGCGATCTCCGTCCCGGTGGAGGTCAACACGCCCGGCGGGAGCATCAGCCGTCTCGTCGCGAGCTTTCCCGACCTCCTGATCCGCGAGGTGGACGGCTGCGACCCGCTGGCCTCGTACGACGCCCTCCGCGCCGCCGCCGAGCATTGCCGCGCCCGTCGCGGCCCCGCCCTCGTCCACGCGCACGTGATCCGGCCGCTGAGCCACTCCCTCTCCGACGACGAGACGCTCTACCGACTTCCCGAGGAGCGGGAGACGGAGGCGAGGCGCGATCCGATCCCCGCGTTCGCCGACCTTCTCCTGACCGAGGCCATCGTGGGCGACGGCGTCCTCGAGGCGATCGAGGCCCAGGTCGTGGACGAGGTCGGCGCCGCCGCGGATTCTGTCCTGGAAGCGACCCGGCCCGAGGCCGCGTCGGCGCTTCGGCACGTGTATTCCCATGAGGTGGACCCGACCTCGGAGGCCTTCGCCACGGGGCCGACGCTCGAGGGGAACCCGACCACGATGGTCGATCTCATCAACCGGTGCCTCCGGGACGAGATGCGACGGGATCCGCGGATCGTCGTGTTCGGCGAGGACGTCGCCGACGTATCGCGGGACGCGGCGCTCCTGAAGGTCAAGGGGAAGGGGGGGGTGTTCAAGGTCACCTGGGGACTCCAGCGCGAGTTCGGGTCGGATCGCGTCTTCAACGCTCCCCTGGCCGAGGCGAATATCGTCGGGCGCGCGATCGGGATGGCACTGCGCGGCTTGAAGCCCGTCGTGGAGATCCAGTTCTTCGACTACATCTGGCCGGCCTACATGCAGATCCGCGACGAGCTGGCCACGATGCGGTGGCGGTCCAACGGGAGCTTCAAGGCACCCGTCGTCATCCGCGTGGCTTATGGCGGGTACATCCGCGGGGGCTCGACCTATCACAGCCAGTCAGGCGCGGCGCTGTTCACCGCCAACCCGGGGCTCAGGGTGGTCTGTCCCTCGAACGCCCTCGACGCCAACGGTCTCCTGCGCACCGCCATCCGCTGCGACGACCCGGTGCTGTTCCTCGAGCACAAGCACCTCTACCGTCAGACTTACAACAAGTCGCCGTACCCCGGTCCGGAGTTCATGGTGCCGCTCGGACGCGCCTCCGTCGCGCGCGAGGGGACGGGCCTCACGGTGATCACCTACGGGGCCACGGTGCAGCGCGCCCTCACCGCCGCGCGCCAAGCGGAGGAGGCCGGCGTGTCCGCCGAGATCCTCGACCTCCGGTCGCTCTCGCCGGTCGATTGGGAGACGATCGCCGCGTCGGTCCGCAGGACGAGCAAGGCCTTGGTCCTGACCGAGGACTCCCTCTCCTGGGGGTACGGCGCCGAAATCGCCGCGAGGATCGGCGAGGATCTGTACGCAGATCTCGACGCGCCGGTGCGGCGCCTCGCCGCCACCGACACGTTCGTGGCCTATGCGCCCGAGCTCGAGGACTTCATCCTTCCTCAGGTCGACGACATCCTGGAGGCGATCCGCGATCTCGCCGCCTGGTGA